One window of Leopardus geoffroyi isolate Oge1 chromosome B3, O.geoffroyi_Oge1_pat1.0, whole genome shotgun sequence genomic DNA carries:
- the GPHB5 gene encoding glycoprotein hormone beta-5 — MKLAYLFLGPMALFLLAGCSCVLSTSSGNLLTFVGCAVREFTFLAKKPGCRGLRITTDACWGRCETWEKPILEPPYIEAHHRVCTYNETRQVTVKLPNCAPGVDPFYTYPVAVRCDCGACSTATTECETI; from the exons ATGAAGCTGGCATACCTTTTCCTCGGCCCCATGGCCCTCTTCCTCCTAGCTGGCTGCAGCTGTGTTCTCAGCACGTCCAGTGGGAACCTGCTCACCTTTGTGGGCTGTGCCGTGAGGGAGTTTACTTTCCTGGCCAAAAAGCCTGGCTGCAGGGGCCTTCGGATCACTACGGATGCCTGCTGGGGCCGCTGTGAGACCTGGGAG AAGCCCATTCTGGAACCCCCCTACATTGAAGCCCATCATCGAGTCTGTACCTACAACGAGACCAGACAGGTGACGGTCAAGCTGCCCAATTGCGCCCCTGGAGTGGACCCCTTCTACACCTACCCCGTGGCTGTCCGCTGCGACTGCGGGGCCTGTTCCACTGCCACCACGGAGTGCGAGACCATCTGA